CGCACCAGATCAGGGCGTTTGGTGGCAAGGGCCTGTGCGATCAGCCCACCAAGCCCCTGCCCCAGAAAGACACACGCCCCCACGCCCAGACTGTCCAGCAGGGATTCCGTGTCACGCACCAACTGGCCCATCGTATAGGGACCATCCGGCGCAGGCGATGCCCCGTGCCCGCGATGATCATAGCGGATAACCCGCAAGTGGCTGGGCAAATGCGGCAAAAGCGGCGTCCAGACCCGCGCATCACACCCAAGGCTGGCGGACAATACCAGCACTGGCCCGTCCGGCGGGCCGGACTGCCGGAAATGCAGCCCCGCCGCGTGCGTCACACCCGCCGCAGTCATGGGGCGGGCGCAATCATGGGGTCGTGCATTCCAGCGCCCGTTGGAAAACGTCGCGGTCCACATTCCCGCCGGAAACGGTCACAATCACGCTGTCCCCGTCAATCTGGTCAGGCAGGAACAGCGCCGCCGCCAGCGCCACCGCGCCGCCCGGTTCCACCACGATCTTCAGCCGCTCGAACGCCAGTGCCATTGCCGCCAGCACCTGCGCATCACTGACCACCAGCCCCGCCCCGCATAGCCGTTTCAAAATGGGCCAGGTCAGCTTGCCCGGCGCAGGCGTGACAATCGCATCACACAGCCCCGAGCGCTGCGGATGCGTCACCACCTGCCCCTGCGCCAGCGATTTGGCCACATCATCAAACCCTTCGGGTTCGGCCGTGCGCACCTGCATGTCGGGGGCGTGTTGCTCCAGCGCCAGCGCAATCCCCGATGTCAGCCCGCCGCCACCGCAGCACACCAGCACCTGTGCCGATGTCACGCCCTGTCGGGCGGCTTGTTCGGCGATTTCCAGCCCCGTTGTGCCCTGCCCCGCAATCACTTGCGGATGATCAAACGGCTGGATCAGGCTTAGTCCGCGTTCGGCGGCAAGTTTTGCACCCAATGCATCGCGATCCTCGGACGCGCGGTCATACAGCACCACCTCGGCCCCCAGCGCGCGGGTATTGGCGATCTTGATGGCGGGCGCGTCGCGCGGCATGATGATGACAGCCGACAGCCCGCGCAACCCCGCCGCATAGGCCACGCCCTGCGCATGATTGCCCGATGAATAGGCAATCACCCCGCGCACATCATCACGCAGCGCGGTAACCGCGGACCACGCACCGCGAAACTTGAAACTGCCGGTATGTTGCAGACATTCCGCCTTGACGAACACCCGGCGCCCCGCAATTTCATCCAGAAACGGCGATGACAGCAGCGGTGTGCGCCGCGCATGGCCTTGCAGGCGCAGGTTCGCAGCTTCGATCATGCCAATATTCACAGGCACAGTATTCATAGGCACATTCCTAACCATTGATGAATCGCGCGAAGCGATTCTGCCTCGTCCAGAAACGGTATATGCCCGCGCCCGGGCACGTCCTCGACAATCATATCGGGGCGACGCTCCTGCATCAGCTGCACTGTGGCCTCGCTCAGCAGGTTGGAATTCGCCCCGCGAATGACCGCCAGCGGCAGACCGGCGCAGGCCTCGAACAGCGGCCACAAATCCCCGCCGCCCCCCTCCATCGCGGCCAGAAAGGCATCGCGCAGCGCGGGGTCATAATTCAGATCCAGCCCCTGATCGGTCTGGATGAAATGCCTGCGCGCCTCCTCGATCCAGCGCTCTGCGGGCACATCCGTGAATTCAGGATGCGCGCGCGCAAGGGCCATCGCGGCTTCGGCATGGCTGCGCGCCGCAGGCGTGCGCCCGATATAGTCGGAAATCCGGTCAAGCCCGTCCATATCGATCACCGGACCCACATCATTCAGGCAGATCCCGCGCAGCCTGTCATACGCGATCGCCGCCAGATACATGGCAATGATCCCGCCGCGCGATGTGCCCAGAACCGCCACCTGTTCCAGTCCCAGGTAGTCCAGCAATTCCACCACATCCGCGCTTTCGCGCGGTATGGTGTAGCTGTCCGCCCCTGTCCATTCCGACTGCCCGCGCCCCCGGTAATCCATCCGTATCAAGCGCAACGACGGCAGATGCGGCGCAAGATAGTCAAAATCGCTGCCATTGCGCGTCAGGCCCGACAGGCACAAAAGCGCGCGCCCATGTCCGGTATCTGTGTAGTGCAACTGCGCCCCGTCGGACGCGGTGAAAAACGGCATCTAGAAATCCCCCAGTTGCGCCAGCAGGCCCCGCAGGTCACGGACACTCGCGTCAGGGCGCCCGAACAGCCGGTCCGGGGGCGCGCCCGCACGGTTGACCCATAGCGTGCGAAACCCGTAGGCCGCCCCTGCACAGATATCCCACCCGTTGGACGAGATGAACAGCACATCCTGGCGCGCAACGCCCAGTTTCGCGCCGACCATGTCGTAAACAGCGCCTGCGGGTTTGAACACGCCCACATCCTCGACCGACAAAACCGCCTGAAACAGGTCCTGCACCCCTGCCGCGCGCACCGCACTGGCCAGCATCTCAGGCGTGCCATTGGACAGGATCGCACATGCCATGCCCTGATGTGCCAGCGCGCGCAATGCGTCGGGTACTTCCGCAAAGACCGGCAATTCCAGATACAGCGCCAGAAGCCGCGCGCGCAGGCGGTCATCTGCAAGCCCCGCATCTTCCATCGCCCAGTCCAGCGCGTCGCGCGTCACTGCCCCGAAATCGGCATGATGGCCCGCCGCCGCGCGCAGCCATGTATATTCCAACTGTTTGCGCCGCCAGGTGGCGGATAACTGCGGCCAACTGTCCGCCAATTCCTGCCCGTCCGGCCCGCTGGCGGCAATGCGCGCAGCCCCGTCCACGTCAAACAACGTGCCATAGGCATCAAACACACACAGGCGGGTGGTCACGCGCGTCTCCTTGTTTTCCGATACAACCTGCAAAGGTGCTTTACCCCCGTGCAGGTTTCATCTTGCCAAAAATACTCAACCGCACAACGCCATCTTTTCAACCCGCATCAGCGGTTCAGCCGGTCCAGCCTTGCACGCACACTTAACCCATGCGCCTCCAGGCTCTCGGACATCGCCAGTTGTTCTGCCGCCGGTCCGATTGCCGCCAGCGCCGCGGGCGTCATGCGCGCCAATGTGGTGCGCTTCATGAAATCCAGCACCGACAGTCCCGATGAAAACCGCGCTGATCGCGCTGTGGGCAGCACATGGTTCGGCCCGCCGATATAGTCACCGATGGCTTCAGGCGTCCAATGGCCCAGAAACACCGCGCCCGCATGGGTAATCTGCGCCAGCAGCGCGTCCGCGTCGGCCACGCATAATTCCAGATGTTCCGGCGCAATCCGGTCTGACAGGGCCGCCGCTTCCGCCAGATCACGCACTGTGATGATTGCGCCGTAATCGCGCCAGCTTGCCCCCGCAATTGCGCGCCGTTCCAGTGTTTCAAGGCGTTTGTCCACCGCTTGCGCAACAGATTTTCCGAATTCCGCATCTGTGGTGATCAGGATGGATTGCGCGCTTTCGTCATGTTCGGCCTGTGACAACAGATCAAGCGCAATCCAGTCCGGGTCCGACTGGCCATCGGCGATGACCAGAATTTCAGACGGGCCTGCGATCATGTCAATGCCCACACGGCCAAAGACACGGCGCTTGGCGGCCGCTACAAACGCGTTGCCCGGCCCCGTGATCTTGTCCACCGGCGCAAT
Above is a window of Roseinatronobacter sp. S2 DNA encoding:
- a CDS encoding alpha/beta fold hydrolase gives rise to the protein MTAAGVTHAAGLHFRQSGPPDGPVLVLSASLGCDARVWTPLLPHLPSHLRVIRYDHRGHGASPAPDGPYTMGQLVRDTESLLDSLGVGACVFLGQGLGGLIAQALATKRPDLVRALVLSGTGARLDTAAIWDARADTVQARGMAAIAAQMLKRVVYTCVFAQR
- a CDS encoding threonine/serine dehydratase, whose protein sequence is MNTVPVNIGMIEAANLRLQGHARRTPLLSSPFLDEIAGRRVFVKAECLQHTGSFKFRGAWSAVTALRDDVRGVIAYSSGNHAQGVAYAAGLRGLSAVIIMPRDAPAIKIANTRALGAEVVLYDRASEDRDALGAKLAAERGLSLIQPFDHPQVIAGQGTTGLEIAEQAARQGVTSAQVLVCCGGGGLTSGIALALEQHAPDMQVRTAEPEGFDDVAKSLAQGQVVTHPQRSGLCDAIVTPAPGKLTWPILKRLCGAGLVVSDAQVLAAMALAFERLKIVVEPGGAVALAAALFLPDQIDGDSVIVTVSGGNVDRDVFQRALECTTP
- a CDS encoding alpha/beta fold hydrolase, whose protein sequence is MPFFTASDGAQLHYTDTGHGRALLCLSGLTRNGSDFDYLAPHLPSLRLIRMDYRGRGQSEWTGADSYTIPRESADVVELLDYLGLEQVAVLGTSRGGIIAMYLAAIAYDRLRGICLNDVGPVIDMDGLDRISDYIGRTPAARSHAEAAMALARAHPEFTDVPAERWIEEARRHFIQTDQGLDLNYDPALRDAFLAAMEGGGGDLWPLFEACAGLPLAVIRGANSNLLSEATVQLMQERRPDMIVEDVPGRGHIPFLDEAESLRAIHQWLGMCL
- a CDS encoding haloacid dehalogenase type II produces the protein MTTRLCVFDAYGTLFDVDGAARIAASGPDGQELADSWPQLSATWRRKQLEYTWLRAAAGHHADFGAVTRDALDWAMEDAGLADDRLRARLLALYLELPVFAEVPDALRALAHQGMACAILSNGTPEMLASAVRAAGVQDLFQAVLSVEDVGVFKPAGAVYDMVGAKLGVARQDVLFISSNGWDICAGAAYGFRTLWVNRAGAPPDRLFGRPDASVRDLRGLLAQLGDF
- the hisD gene encoding histidinol dehydrogenase, with protein sequence MPVYLDSRDAGFETAFRDLLNAKREDAVDVDDTVAAIIADVRARGDAAVIDLTAKFDKLDLTPDTLAFSRDEIDAECARVPDAERAALELAAARIRAYHDRQRPTDMRWTDDSGAELGWRWGPVAAAGLYVPGGLASYPSSVLMNAIPAQVAGVQRLVMCAPTPAGKVNPLVLLAAKLSGVETVYRIGGAQAIAAMAYGTRTIAPVDKITGPGNAFVAAAKRRVFGRVGIDMIAGPSEILVIADGQSDPDWIALDLLSQAEHDESAQSILITTDAEFGKSVAQAVDKRLETLERRAIAGASWRDYGAIITVRDLAEAAALSDRIAPEHLELCVADADALLAQITHAGAVFLGHWTPEAIGDYIGGPNHVLPTARSARFSSGLSVLDFMKRTTLARMTPAALAAIGPAAEQLAMSESLEAHGLSVRARLDRLNR